A window from Flammeovirgaceae bacterium encodes these proteins:
- a CDS encoding ATP-binding cassette domain-containing protein, translating to MSEEILKAITQLFAIITKQDRGASKAERDFVIRFFQQELDHASIREYVELYDQLSGYNKSGEEGTEKKLTSVRDSVKTLGLCRKINKTLTQKQKVVVLIKLLELMRSDGNFAAQRMEIINTVSNVFNIGDSEYALIESFVIADCTGTLDSPQFLVVDAHERSPKGLQKHAQAQLEGQLVFLRVRGVDMYFVKYLGDADILLNGFTMQPQRVYLFSHGSTIKTQKGDALYYSDLIADFNEELKTTKLSFNANIEEFKFRNGGIGLRNVNIAEGPGKLMGIMGASGAGKTTLLNVLAGLEKPTKGKIKINGFDIHEEKEKVQGVIGYVSQDDLLIEELTVYENLYYNAKLCFASYTEGELHDRVMHVLESLGLDQRKDLKVGGYLDKTISGGQRKRLNIALELIREPAVLFLDEPTSGLSSRDSENVIDLLKELSLKGKLIFVVIHQPSSEIYKMFDKMVIMDTGGYPAYYGPPVGAITYFKKATHQIDSNRGQCETCGNVNPEQIFNIIEAQVVDEYGQPTSKRKVTPAQWHGMYTENFNVTPLDDVKEEPPKTLNLPGKLKQTFIYTLRDLLAKISNKQYLLINMLEAPLLAFILAFVIRYKNSPNGQEYVFRFNDNFPAFLLMSIIVALFMGLTVSAEEIIRDRKILKRESFLNLSWNSYLLSKLIILFSLSAIQMLLFVLIGNLILEIHGMVFPFWFVLFTTSCFANVLGLNISSGFKSAVTVYVAIPLLLIPQMILSGLLFNFDKLNDLISTKGKVPVVADLMASRWAYEAMATYYFANNDFEQSFYQYEKGQSQADFKSSFLSDELKAKNTLVMDNYESPYDSVKDRVAFNLKILKDNLEKEPFFVNGPYEKIRTGLNPLDYTKATGQELDLFLEKYRKHYQEAYNQQTALLEKKMLFFENNGWPINLNKDKYYNESLADLLKNVNTKDRLLVYNGSIVQQIDPIFQDPSPDHLLDYSTGFFFPAKSMFGLVITTYWFDLMVVWLMSAVLYLTLYYELFRKLLDISIKINFRKNRKLTKSIKQ from the coding sequence ATGAGCGAGGAAATACTCAAGGCGATAACACAGTTATTTGCCATCATAACAAAGCAGGACCGTGGGGCCTCTAAGGCAGAACGGGATTTTGTGATCCGTTTTTTTCAACAAGAGTTGGACCATGCGTCCATACGTGAATACGTTGAATTATACGATCAACTTTCGGGCTACAACAAATCGGGGGAGGAAGGCACTGAAAAGAAACTGACCTCGGTGAGGGACTCGGTAAAAACGTTGGGACTGTGCCGAAAGATCAATAAAACCCTCACGCAGAAGCAGAAAGTGGTGGTGCTGATAAAACTGCTGGAGTTAATGAGGTCAGACGGCAATTTTGCCGCACAGCGTATGGAAATTATCAATACGGTTTCCAATGTTTTCAATATCGGGGATTCGGAGTATGCGCTTATTGAAAGTTTTGTTATTGCGGATTGTACCGGCACGCTTGACTCCCCTCAATTTTTGGTGGTGGACGCACACGAACGCAGCCCGAAGGGGCTTCAAAAGCACGCCCAAGCACAGTTGGAGGGCCAGTTGGTATTCCTGCGCGTGCGGGGGGTGGACATGTACTTCGTGAAATATTTGGGCGATGCTGACATACTTTTAAATGGTTTTACCATGCAGCCGCAAAGGGTTTACCTCTTCTCGCATGGCAGCACCATCAAAACACAAAAAGGCGATGCACTCTATTACAGCGACTTGATCGCTGACTTTAACGAAGAGCTCAAGACGACCAAGCTGTCTTTTAATGCCAACATTGAGGAATTCAAATTCCGTAATGGTGGCATTGGCCTGCGCAACGTGAACATTGCCGAGGGACCTGGAAAATTAATGGGCATAATGGGTGCCAGTGGTGCTGGCAAGACCACCTTGCTCAACGTACTGGCTGGATTGGAAAAACCAACTAAGGGAAAAATAAAAATAAATGGTTTTGACATACACGAGGAAAAGGAAAAGGTACAAGGGGTGATTGGATATGTATCGCAGGATGACTTGCTGATAGAAGAGCTTACGGTTTACGAAAACCTATACTATAATGCCAAACTCTGCTTTGCTTCTTATACGGAAGGGGAATTGCATGACCGTGTGATGCACGTCCTGGAAAGCCTGGGCCTGGACCAGAGAAAGGATTTGAAGGTAGGCGGCTATTTGGATAAAACCATTAGTGGCGGGCAGCGCAAACGGCTCAATATTGCACTGGAATTGATCCGGGAGCCAGCGGTGCTTTTCCTTGACGAGCCTACGTCTGGACTTTCCTCACGTGATTCTGAAAATGTAATCGACTTGTTGAAAGAGCTTTCCCTGAAAGGAAAGCTCATTTTTGTGGTCATCCATCAACCTTCTTCCGAAATCTATAAGATGTTCGATAAGATGGTAATCATGGATACGGGGGGCTACCCGGCCTACTATGGCCCCCCGGTTGGCGCAATCACTTATTTTAAGAAAGCCACCCACCAAATAGACAGTAACCGGGGGCAGTGCGAAACATGTGGCAATGTAAACCCCGAACAGATATTCAATATTATAGAAGCACAGGTGGTGGATGAATACGGCCAGCCTACCAGCAAAAGAAAGGTCACGCCTGCACAGTGGCATGGCATGTACACCGAAAATTTCAATGTCACGCCCCTCGATGACGTGAAGGAGGAGCCACCCAAAACGCTTAACCTTCCTGGCAAGCTCAAGCAAACCTTTATTTATACCCTTAGGGACTTACTGGCAAAAATCAGCAATAAGCAATACCTGTTGATCAATATGCTGGAGGCACCCTTGCTGGCTTTTATCCTGGCCTTTGTGATCCGTTACAAAAATTCCCCTAATGGCCAGGAGTATGTTTTCAGGTTCAACGACAACTTCCCTGCATTTCTTTTAATGAGCATAATTGTTGCGCTCTTTATGGGGCTTACGGTAAGTGCTGAAGAAATCATACGGGACAGGAAGATTTTAAAGAGGGAATCTTTCCTCAACCTTAGCTGGAATAGTTATTTGTTGTCAAAACTAATAATACTCTTCTCCCTCTCGGCCATTCAAATGCTCCTTTTTGTATTGATAGGAAACCTTATCCTTGAGATACACGGAATGGTATTCCCTTTTTGGTTTGTACTGTTCACCACTTCATGTTTTGCAAACGTGTTGGGATTGAATATCTCTTCCGGGTTTAAGTCGGCCGTAACGGTCTATGTGGCCATCCCGCTGTTGTTGATCCCCCAAATGATACTGAGCGGGTTGCTATTTAATTTCGACAAACTCAATGATTTGATCAGTACCAAAGGCAAGGTTCCCGTGGTGGCGGACCTCATGGCCTCTCGATGGGCATACGAAGCGATGGCGACCTACTACTTTGCCAACAATGATTTTGAGCAGTCATTCTATCAATATGAAAAAGGTCAGTCGCAGGCCGATTTCAAATCATCGTTCCTTTCTGACGAGCTAAAGGCAAAAAACACACTCGTGATGGACAATTATGAAAGCCCCTATGATTCGGTCAAGGATAGGGTGGCCTTTAACCTGAAAATCCTAAAGGACAACCTTGAAAAGGAGCCGTTTTTTGTGAATGGCCCTTATGAAAAAATCAGGACTGGCTTAAACCCACTGGACTACACCAAAGCAACTGGCCAGGAACTTGATTTGTTTTTGGAAAAATACCGGAAACACTACCAGGAGGCATACAACCAGCAAACTGCATTGTTGGAAAAGAAGATGTTGTTTTTTGAAAACAATGGTTGGCCGATCAATTTGAACAAAGACAAATATTATAATGAAAGCCTGGCAGACTTATTGAAAAATGTCAATACCAAGGATAGGTTATTGGTTTATAACGGGAGTATAGTCCAGCAGATAGACCCTATCTTCCAGGACCCAAGCCCTGACCACCTTTTAGATTACTCTACAGGTTTTTTCTTTCCTGCCAAAAGCATGTTCGGGCTTGTAATCACCACTTATTGGTTTGACCTGATGGTGGTTTGGCTGATGTCGGCCGTATTGTACCTCACTTTGTACTATGAATTGTTCAGAAAACTCCTGGACATTTCCATAAAAATCAATTTTAGAAAAAACAGAAAACTTACAAAATCAATTAAACAATGA
- a CDS encoding DUF1987 domain-containing protein → MEILNIEGAEDTPKIILDKANGIFEISGRSLPEDCAEFYKPVLEWIRTYAKEANATTEFVFNLEYFNTASSKLILDVLTALDEVPGTTIHWHYQEDDEDMMEAGEEYRDLIEIPFELKSY, encoded by the coding sequence ATGGAAATACTAAATATCGAAGGGGCAGAAGATACCCCAAAAATCATTCTTGACAAGGCCAACGGGATATTTGAGATATCAGGAAGGTCTTTACCGGAAGATTGTGCTGAGTTTTACAAGCCGGTGCTGGAATGGATTCGCACCTATGCCAAGGAAGCAAACGCCACCACGGAATTTGTTTTTAACCTCGAATATTTTAACACGGCTTCCTCCAAACTGATACTCGATGTGCTTACTGCACTGGACGAAGTGCCTGGGACCACCATTCATTGGCATTACCAGGAAGATGATGAAGACATGATGGAGGCCGGTGAGGAGTATAGGGACTTGATTGAAATCCCTTTTGAGCTCAAAAGCTACTAA
- a CDS encoding PAS domain S-box protein, with protein sequence MRKNIKINFKLSALVFVLTALGVVAIGYVAFGPGLSGAGQGKVQVYVYVGVSLSILSAIMAGIFTNIVVRPLSSMIHTLSLVSKGQLPERSRELTADEFGHMQKQVDELVEMLRRNAEFAQKIGEGKYDTSFTTASEHDSLGGALINMRNNLVENDNNEKERNWIIVGLAEASEILRTCDSLDTLGDEIIKFTINKVNAIQGAFYVVNDESKTIDLCNSFAYNRKKYFKKSFRFAEGLVGQAAIEQEMVLRTEIPDSYMSVTSGILGEAKPSCLLIMPFISNDEVFGAIELAGFEKFNPSQVKFVNELSTMLARTIFNIKVNERTRRLLAESQEMSNDLKEKQEVLRQNAEEMQATQEELKLSNAKLEEQMEEVNHTRSRMQLLLENASEVITIYEEDGVVRYISPSIETILGYAPEELQGDTDLQNVHPDEKGVFENLFESLRQVPGEQVTAQFRYMNKSGEYIWIEATGTNLMSNSAIRGYILNSRDITERRRAEQEQRMRSKMQALSENSMDIIARLEEGSISYINPVIQTYTGQGAGDFINKKVREASLDESVLLNWLEIVEQVNASRDKVSTEMDFPSEMGKRVMQINAIPEFNEQEDIESVLVVSHDITDRKLIELDVQNKNKKINDSINYAKRIQNAILPDTGILTKALPESFILYKPRDVVSGDFPWFVQVNDKIFIAAVDCTGHGVPGALLSLIGYFLLNDIIKSRKVTDPGKILDLLDEGVTQTLRQDQDNSMTKDGMDIALCRIDTTTNTVVYAGAHRPLYAMKNGEMVEVKGDKFPIGGGMSKNQTNFTSTQVGMGHGDSIYFSSDGYPDQFGGPEVRKFGSKRVRQLIERVHHLPASESAKVFDREWEEWKGAEKQTDDVLLIGIKF encoded by the coding sequence ATGCGCAAGAATATTAAAATAAATTTTAAGCTGTCTGCTTTGGTATTTGTGCTCACGGCATTAGGTGTAGTGGCAATTGGCTATGTGGCCTTTGGCCCAGGGTTGTCAGGGGCCGGCCAAGGGAAGGTGCAGGTTTATGTATACGTAGGGGTTTCCCTTTCCATACTTTCGGCCATCATGGCGGGCATCTTTACCAATATCGTGGTGCGCCCCTTGTCATCAATGATCCACACCCTCTCACTGGTTTCCAAAGGCCAGTTGCCTGAACGGTCCCGGGAACTTACGGCAGACGAGTTTGGGCATATGCAAAAACAGGTAGACGAGTTGGTGGAAATGTTGCGTAGGAATGCCGAGTTCGCGCAAAAGATAGGGGAGGGGAAGTATGACACTTCCTTTACCACGGCCAGTGAGCATGATTCCCTGGGAGGGGCACTCATCAACATGAGGAACAACCTGGTGGAAAACGACAATAATGAAAAGGAAAGGAATTGGATAATTGTAGGGTTGGCCGAAGCCAGCGAAATCCTGCGTACTTGCGACTCCCTGGACACCCTCGGTGATGAAATTATAAAATTCACTATAAATAAGGTCAACGCCATCCAGGGTGCATTCTATGTGGTAAATGACGAATCCAAAACGATCGACCTCTGCAATAGCTTCGCCTACAATAGGAAAAAATATTTCAAAAAGTCCTTTCGTTTTGCCGAAGGCCTGGTAGGGCAGGCCGCCATCGAGCAGGAGATGGTGCTTCGGACCGAAATACCGGACAGCTATATGTCGGTGACTTCCGGGATACTGGGGGAAGCGAAGCCCTCATGCTTGCTGATCATGCCTTTTATTTCCAATGATGAGGTGTTTGGGGCTATTGAATTGGCCGGCTTTGAAAAATTCAACCCCTCACAAGTAAAGTTTGTGAACGAGCTGAGCACTATGCTGGCACGCACCATTTTCAATATTAAGGTAAACGAGCGCACCAGGAGATTGCTTGCCGAATCACAGGAAATGAGCAATGACCTGAAAGAAAAGCAGGAAGTGCTAAGGCAAAATGCCGAAGAAATGCAGGCCACCCAGGAAGAGTTGAAACTGTCCAATGCCAAATTGGAGGAGCAGATGGAGGAGGTAAACCATACGAGGAGCCGTATGCAGTTGCTTCTCGAAAATGCTTCCGAGGTGATTACCATCTATGAGGAAGATGGCGTGGTCCGCTACATCTCCCCTTCAATAGAAACCATCCTTGGGTACGCCCCGGAGGAATTACAAGGGGATACCGATTTGCAGAATGTCCACCCGGATGAAAAAGGGGTTTTTGAAAACCTTTTTGAATCATTGCGGCAGGTCCCCGGTGAACAAGTGACCGCACAATTCAGGTATATGAACAAATCCGGGGAATATATCTGGATTGAGGCCACGGGCACAAACCTCATGTCCAATTCGGCCATTCGTGGATATATCCTGAACTCCAGGGACATTACCGAGCGCAGGAGGGCAGAACAGGAACAGCGAATGCGCAGCAAGATGCAGGCCCTTTCTGAAAATTCAATGGATATCATTGCCCGCCTGGAAGAGGGGTCCATTAGTTACATCAATCCGGTGATCCAAACCTACACGGGGCAAGGAGCCGGGGATTTTATCAACAAAAAGGTAAGGGAAGCCTCCCTTGATGAGTCAGTGCTTCTCAACTGGCTGGAGATCGTTGAGCAAGTTAATGCTTCACGCGACAAAGTATCCACTGAGATGGATTTCCCCTCTGAAATGGGCAAGCGCGTAATGCAGATAAACGCCATTCCTGAATTTAATGAACAGGAGGACATCGAGTCGGTATTGGTGGTTTCGCATGACATTACCGATCGAAAACTCATTGAACTTGACGTGCAGAACAAAAACAAGAAAATCAATGATTCGATCAACTATGCAAAGCGGATTCAAAACGCAATTTTGCCAGACACGGGCATATTGACCAAGGCGCTACCGGAATCCTTTATACTGTACAAGCCCCGCGATGTGGTGAGTGGCGATTTCCCATGGTTCGTCCAGGTCAATGACAAAATTTTCATTGCAGCCGTGGATTGTACCGGCCATGGCGTTCCGGGGGCACTGCTTTCATTGATCGGGTATTTCTTGCTCAATGACATTATCAAAAGCCGTAAGGTGACCGACCCGGGGAAGATACTCGATTTGCTTGATGAAGGGGTAACGCAAACACTGCGCCAGGACCAGGACAACTCAATGACAAAGGATGGAATGGATATCGCACTATGCCGGATCGACACCACGACCAATACGGTGGTATATGCCGGGGCCCATAGGCCATTGTATGCCATGAAAAATGGCGAAATGGTGGAAGTGAAAGGAGACAAATTCCCTATCGGTGGCGGGATGTCCAAGAACCAAACCAACTTCACCTCCACACAAGTGGGGATGGGGCATGGTGATTCAATCTACTTTAGTTCCGATGGTTACCCCGACCAGTTTGGTGGCCCCGAGGTAAGGAAGTTTGGGTCCAAGCGCGTGAGGCAGTTGATAGAAAGGGTGCACCACTTGCCCGCCAGTGAGTCGGCAAAGGTTTTCGATAGGGAATGGGAAGAATGGAAAGGTGCGGAGAAACAAACCGATGACGTATTGTTGATAGGGATAAAATTTTAG
- a CDS encoding GAF domain-containing protein, translated as MKKAANIFLKTPSLHLSLFFACMIVSGFALFVTDGDFSGVGLTGIRITVGITLLMGLLSIYVLSANREQKIVYVKREEQKKRDEEKQEALSELSQLQFDKIKDVLESTDHSPQEVLNEVCGQLQAGQGVIYTAKGQTLELRYGYALSVNQKDAIAYEFGEGLVGRVAEERKALYIDKLPKGYMTVFSGLGAASPSYLAVVPIANEESVYGVLEVSTFHPINKVTMDQLHDVGTLLLDTIKNIIE; from the coding sequence ATGAAAAAGGCAGCAAACATATTTTTAAAAACACCATCACTTCACTTGTCATTGTTCTTTGCATGCATGATCGTTTCAGGATTTGCATTGTTTGTGACGGACGGGGACTTTTCAGGAGTAGGCCTGACCGGCATTCGGATCACCGTAGGCATTACCTTATTGATGGGATTGTTGTCCATTTACGTGCTTTCTGCCAATAGGGAACAAAAGATTGTGTATGTGAAAAGGGAGGAGCAGAAGAAGAGGGACGAAGAAAAACAAGAGGCATTAAGTGAATTAAGCCAACTCCAGTTCGATAAGATCAAAGACGTTTTGGAAAGCACTGACCATTCCCCCCAGGAGGTATTGAATGAGGTGTGTGGCCAATTGCAGGCCGGTCAGGGTGTCATTTATACTGCAAAAGGGCAAACATTGGAATTGCGGTATGGTTATGCCCTTTCTGTCAATCAGAAAGATGCCATAGCCTATGAGTTCGGTGAAGGGCTCGTGGGAAGGGTGGCCGAAGAGCGCAAGGCGCTTTACATCGACAAATTGCCCAAAGGGTACATGACCGTTTTTTCCGGCCTGGGCGCAGCTTCACCTTCTTATCTGGCGGTTGTTCCCATCGCCAACGAAGAAAGCGTGTATGGGGTATTGGAGGTTTCCACTTTCCACCCTATCAACAAGGTCACCATGGACCAATTGCATGATGTTGGAACGCTTTTGCTGGACACCATAAAAAATATAATTGAATAG
- a CDS encoding chemotaxis protein CheB, which yields MNKYNLHNGFKAIVMGGSAGSFQGIVKILSQLPVGFPLPIIMALHRLKHVRHGFVEALSIKSNLRIVEPDDKESIKKGVVYLAPANYHMSIELGNYFSLSTEHMVNNSRPSIDITLDSAGYTYRNKLIGVLLSGANKDGAMGMKRICERGGRTIVQKPEECMIDTMPKAALSLTSIDHVLDIDQIIGFFNELYQHYI from the coding sequence ATGAACAAATACAATTTACATAACGGCTTTAAAGCAATTGTGATGGGTGGGTCTGCCGGCAGTTTTCAGGGCATTGTAAAGATACTCTCGCAATTGCCAGTGGGTTTTCCCCTTCCGATCATAATGGCGTTGCACAGGTTAAAACATGTGAGGCACGGTTTTGTAGAAGCATTGTCGATCAAAAGCAACCTTCGGATAGTAGAACCTGATGACAAGGAAAGCATCAAGAAAGGGGTGGTGTACCTGGCCCCGGCCAACTACCACATGTCAATAGAGCTGGGGAATTACTTTTCCCTCTCCACTGAGCATATGGTAAATAACTCCAGGCCTTCAATAGACATTACCCTTGATAGTGCGGGGTATACTTACCGCAACAAGCTTATTGGTGTTTTGCTCTCAGGGGCAAATAAGGATGGTGCCATGGGAATGAAGCGGATCTGTGAAAGGGGTGGGCGCACCATTGTGCAAAAGCCGGAAGAATGCATGATCGATACCATGCCGAAAGCCGCGCTATCGCTCACTTCGATAGACCATGTTTTAGACATAGATCAGATTATCGGTTTTTTTAATGAACTATATCAACACTATATATGA
- a CDS encoding protein-glutamate O-methyltransferase CheR, which produces MQDIDISDLKKITEVVYAQHGYDFRNYAMSSFKRRMLRILEVCGLTVESLLAKLSDQSGFIDTFLDEMTVNVTEMFRDPGFWRLLREEIIPGILLNNRQFKIWHAGCSSGEEVISMKILLHEMGIANDVRIFASDLDQAILEKAKKPCYSLKNMETNEKNYIRFQGKKSLKDYYTEENGKAVINPDLLANVSYQRHDLVLGHGFGTFDLILCRNVMIYFNQALQNEVLKKFHGSLHKYGYLVIGAKESMIWCDYANRFIVVNQEERVFKKIRD; this is translated from the coding sequence ATTCAGGACATTGACATTAGCGATTTAAAAAAGATAACGGAAGTTGTCTACGCCCAGCATGGCTATGATTTTCGCAATTACGCCATGTCGTCCTTCAAAAGAAGGATGCTAAGGATACTGGAGGTATGCGGGTTGACCGTGGAGTCGCTCCTGGCCAAACTCTCCGACCAGTCTGGTTTTATCGATACGTTTTTGGACGAGATGACCGTAAATGTTACGGAGATGTTTCGTGACCCTGGCTTTTGGAGGCTTCTGCGTGAAGAGATAATCCCCGGGATACTCCTCAACAACAGGCAGTTTAAGATCTGGCATGCAGGATGTTCTTCCGGGGAAGAAGTGATATCCATGAAAATCCTTCTTCATGAAATGGGCATTGCCAATGATGTAAGGATTTTTGCATCGGACCTCGACCAGGCCATTTTGGAAAAAGCCAAAAAGCCGTGTTATTCCCTCAAGAACATGGAGACCAATGAGAAAAACTACATTCGGTTCCAGGGGAAGAAAAGCCTTAAAGACTACTACACGGAAGAAAATGGAAAGGCGGTGATAAACCCGGACCTCCTCGCCAATGTGTCCTATCAAAGGCACGACCTTGTGCTGGGACATGGTTTCGGCACCTTCGATTTGATTCTGTGCCGAAATGTAATGATCTACTTCAACCAGGCTTTGCAGAATGAGGTGCTTAAAAAATTTCACGGAAGCCTTCATAAGTATGGCTACCTCGTCATAGGGGCCAAGGAGTCCATGATCTGGTGCGACTATGCCAACCGGTTTATTGTAGTGAACCAGGAGGAAAGGGTTTTTAAGAAAATCAGGGATTGA
- a CDS encoding HAMP domain-containing histidine kinase produces the protein MNKLPEMSSFLFSMNEAIEKLNCIMVDSIILKMDFTVEAAGQDIEKATDFSSEELAGQPLSAICEDGKLPLLIKSRLREGYFGNVTGNLLNKKGESIQVVISGFYLGLISDLNGYIVLKIKPVENLSLLEKVAGEGKSEIDSFIYRAAHDLRGPLATIKGLVNLLKGRKDNGEVDELTRLVELHANKLDDRLFKLLYMADITDGMEAGTSTIDFEVLERDIRTLLSENCHLENATLCFNTPSVHWTGVDEVGVYQLLKNALLYLVSLPVASIGREGVKLELAFSMGLKGVEIEISASGFRASDQLQALVQNSASLYDNLLANPYLFDYYLAKKRASQLGAFLKVDFYGEGQQTIKLLLPKRPQYQTTKN, from the coding sequence GTGAATAAATTACCTGAAATGTCCTCGTTCCTGTTTTCGATGAACGAGGCGATTGAAAAGCTGAACTGCATAATGGTCGACTCCATCATTTTAAAAATGGATTTTACCGTGGAGGCAGCCGGGCAGGATATCGAGAAGGCCACGGACTTTTCTTCGGAAGAGCTGGCCGGCCAGCCGTTGAGTGCCATTTGCGAAGACGGCAAACTTCCACTACTGATCAAAAGCCGGTTGAGGGAGGGGTACTTTGGCAATGTGACCGGCAACCTGTTGAACAAGAAAGGTGAGAGCATACAAGTAGTGATTTCAGGTTTTTACCTCGGGTTGATAAGCGACCTTAACGGGTATATTGTTCTTAAAATCAAACCTGTGGAAAACCTCAGCCTTTTGGAAAAAGTGGCAGGGGAAGGAAAAAGCGAAATAGATTCCTTTATCTACAGGGCCGCACATGACCTGCGTGGGCCATTGGCCACCATAAAAGGCCTGGTCAACCTGCTTAAGGGAAGAAAGGACAATGGTGAAGTGGACGAGCTGACGCGGTTGGTGGAACTTCATGCCAACAAGTTGGACGATCGTTTGTTCAAATTGCTCTACATGGCAGACATAACGGATGGCATGGAGGCAGGCACGAGCACTATTGATTTTGAAGTATTGGAGAGGGATATCCGTACACTGTTGAGTGAAAATTGCCACCTGGAAAACGCCACTTTGTGTTTCAATACCCCCTCTGTCCATTGGACCGGTGTCGATGAGGTTGGTGTTTATCAGCTCCTCAAGAATGCACTGCTTTATTTGGTCAGCCTTCCTGTTGCCTCCATTGGGAGGGAAGGCGTGAAATTGGAATTGGCTTTTTCAATGGGTTTGAAAGGTGTGGAGATCGAAATATCGGCTTCTGGCTTCAGGGCCAGCGACCAGTTGCAGGCCTTGGTCCAAAACAGTGCTTCGCTCTATGATAATTTATTGGCCAACCCTTATTTGTTTGACTATTACCTGGCCAAAAAACGGGCATCGCAATTGGGTGCTTTCCTGAAAGTGGATTTTTATGGGGAGGGCCAACAAACCATCAAACTGTTGCTGCCGAAGCGGCCCCAATATCAAACAACCAAAAATTGA